In one window of Paraburkholderia phymatum STM815 DNA:
- the dnaQ gene encoding DNA polymerase III subunit epsilon, translating to MRQIILDTETTGLNARTGDRIIEIGCVELVNRRLTGNNLHFYINPERDSDPGALAVHGLTTEFLSDKPKFAEIADTLRDFIQDAELIIHNAPFDIGFLDAEFALLGLPPFSQYCGEVIDTLVRAKSMFPGKRNSLDALCDRFGISNAHRTLHGALLDSELLAEVYLAMTRGQESLVIDMLGETAADDAGGAKRVMLDTLELIVLAATDDELAEHEALLDGLDKSLKGTSVWRTHPTTEDASATADAQIA from the coding sequence ATGCGTCAAATCATCCTCGATACGGAAACGACAGGACTGAATGCGAGAACGGGCGACCGCATCATCGAAATCGGCTGCGTCGAGCTGGTGAATCGCCGGCTGACGGGCAACAACCTGCACTTCTACATCAATCCGGAGCGCGACAGCGATCCGGGCGCATTGGCCGTCCATGGCTTGACGACGGAATTCCTGAGCGACAAGCCCAAATTCGCCGAGATCGCCGACACGCTGCGCGACTTCATCCAGGACGCGGAACTCATCATTCACAACGCGCCCTTCGACATCGGCTTTCTCGACGCCGAGTTCGCGCTGCTCGGGCTGCCGCCTTTTTCGCAGTATTGCGGCGAGGTGATCGACACGCTCGTGCGCGCGAAGTCGATGTTCCCGGGAAAGCGCAATTCGCTCGACGCGCTGTGCGACCGCTTCGGCATCAGCAACGCACATCGCACGCTGCACGGCGCACTGCTCGACTCGGAACTGCTAGCCGAGGTCTACCTCGCGATGACACGCGGCCAGGAAAGCCTCGTGATTGACATGCTCGGCGAAACGGCAGCGGACGACGCAGGCGGCGCGAAGCGCGTGATGCTCGACACGCTCGAACTGATCGTGCTAGCGGCGACGGACGACGAGCTCGCCGAACATGAAGCATTGCTCGACGGTCTCGATAAATCGCTGAAGGGAACGAGCGTGTGGCGCACGCATCCGACCACGGAAGATGCGTCCGCAACAGCTGATGCGCAAATTGCTTAA
- the rnhA gene encoding ribonuclease HI, giving the protein MSSDLIEIFTDGACKGNPGPGGWGALLRYGTQEKELFGGEANTTNNRMELMAVIAALEALKRPCKAVVHTDSQYVQKGISEWIHGWKKKGWVTAARAPVKNADLWKRLDALTQQHQLEWRWVKGHAGHPENERADALANRGVASLADL; this is encoded by the coding sequence ATGAGTTCTGATCTGATCGAAATCTTCACCGACGGCGCCTGCAAGGGCAATCCGGGGCCCGGCGGCTGGGGCGCGCTATTGCGCTACGGCACGCAGGAAAAGGAATTGTTCGGCGGTGAAGCGAACACAACCAACAACAGAATGGAACTGATGGCCGTGATCGCTGCGCTCGAGGCGCTGAAGCGTCCATGCAAGGCCGTCGTGCACACCGATTCGCAATACGTGCAGAAAGGCATCAGCGAATGGATCCACGGCTGGAAGAAAAAAGGCTGGGTAACGGCGGCGAGGGCGCCCGTGAAAAACGCCGATCTCTGGAAGCGGCTCGACGCGCTCACGCAGCAGCATCAGCTCGAGTGGCGCTGGGTCAAGGGACACGCGGGGCATCCGGAGAACGAGCGCGCGGATGCGCTAGCCAATCGCGGCGTGGCTTCGCTGGCAGATCTCTGA
- a CDS encoding class I SAM-dependent methyltransferase, giving the protein MSDRSIIDWPAWTTSPPGRYVLEWEQAQLDRVVSDVFGYHALQLGLPQLDALRENRMPCRGLVLDAESGASAPYTFPRGVAGGLPERHAPVGRSAVWCDLLDLPFEAQSVDLLVMPHTLEFTRDPHRLLREAERVLMPEGQLIIIGFNSLSLWGARQSVGKVAGRPFVPAAHDLIAFTRLKDWIKLLGFDLERGRFGCYRPPLVGENWLSRYQFMEAAGDRWWPIFGAVYVVTAIKRVRGMRLVGPLKVKKPVLAAGLAPAATPNTRNKTQ; this is encoded by the coding sequence ATGTCTGACCGATCGATTATAGACTGGCCCGCCTGGACCACCTCCCCGCCCGGACGCTATGTGCTGGAGTGGGAGCAGGCGCAGCTCGACCGCGTCGTCTCCGACGTCTTCGGTTATCACGCGCTGCAACTGGGCCTGCCTCAACTGGACGCGCTGCGCGAAAACCGCATGCCCTGCCGCGGCCTCGTGCTCGATGCCGAAAGCGGCGCAAGCGCGCCATACACGTTTCCGCGCGGCGTCGCGGGCGGTCTGCCCGAGCGCCACGCCCCCGTCGGACGCAGCGCCGTCTGGTGCGACCTGCTCGATCTGCCGTTCGAGGCGCAAAGCGTCGATCTTCTCGTGATGCCCCATACGCTCGAGTTCACGCGCGACCCGCACCGGCTGTTGCGCGAGGCGGAGCGCGTGCTGATGCCTGAGGGCCAGCTGATCATCATCGGTTTCAATTCGCTGTCGCTGTGGGGAGCGCGGCAGTCGGTCGGCAAGGTCGCGGGACGGCCGTTCGTGCCCGCCGCCCACGACCTGATCGCCTTTACGCGCCTGAAAGACTGGATCAAGCTGCTCGGCTTCGACCTTGAACGCGGACGCTTCGGCTGCTATCGTCCGCCCCTCGTCGGCGAAAATTGGCTGTCGCGCTATCAGTTCATGGAAGCCGCCGGCGACCGCTGGTGGCCGATCTTCGGCGCCGTCTACGTGGTCACGGCGATCAAGCGCGTGCGCGGGATGCGCCTCGTCGGTCCACTGAAAGTCAAGAAGCCCGTGCTGGCCGCCGGCCTCGCGCCCGCCGCCACACCCAACACCCGCAACAAGACCCAATGA
- the gloB gene encoding hydroxyacylglutathione hydrolase has translation MNSLEYVPVPAFDDNYIWVVSDGHHAVVVDPGDAAPVKAYLAKRGWRLSAILLTHHHADHVGGVADLLNGQDASQALPVYGPAGEAIPWLTERLVQGDTVHIAAPSLTFTILDVPGHTRGHIAYFQAADSRGTPHVFCGDTLFACGCGRLFEGTPAQMLESLDALAALPGETEVHCAHEYTLSNIRFALACEPDNPVLRAWRDEAAALRARHMPTLPTTIAHERAVNPFLRAGEASVQSTLAEQLHESVPDRLAAFTLMREWKNRFR, from the coding sequence ATGAATTCGCTCGAGTACGTGCCCGTCCCGGCGTTTGATGACAATTACATCTGGGTCGTGTCGGATGGACATCATGCCGTCGTCGTCGATCCGGGCGACGCCGCCCCGGTGAAGGCCTATCTGGCGAAACGGGGATGGCGGCTGAGCGCTATTTTACTCACCCACCATCATGCCGACCACGTCGGCGGAGTAGCCGATCTGCTGAACGGCCAGGATGCGAGCCAGGCTTTGCCCGTCTACGGGCCGGCGGGAGAAGCGATTCCGTGGCTGACGGAACGCCTCGTGCAGGGCGACACCGTGCATATCGCCGCGCCTTCTCTCACTTTCACGATTCTCGACGTGCCCGGTCATACGCGCGGGCACATAGCGTATTTCCAGGCGGCCGACTCGCGCGGCACGCCGCACGTGTTTTGCGGCGACACACTGTTCGCTTGCGGCTGCGGCCGGCTGTTCGAAGGGACGCCAGCGCAGATGCTCGAGTCGCTGGATGCGCTCGCCGCACTGCCCGGCGAAACGGAGGTGCACTGCGCGCACGAATACACGCTATCGAATATCCGCTTCGCGCTCGCCTGCGAGCCTGACAACCCCGTCCTGCGAGCCTGGCGCGACGAAGCGGCGGCACTGCGCGCCCGTCACATGCCGACGCTGCCCACGACGATCGCACACGAGCGTGCAGTGAACCCGTTCTTGCGGGCGGGCGAGGCCTCCGTGCAATCGACGCTCGCCGAGCAGCTACATGAATCAGTGCCGGACCGGTTGGCCGCTTTCACATTGATGCGCGAGTGGAAGAACAGGTTCCGCTAA
- a CDS encoding transglycosylase SLT domain-containing protein: MRFIFCALLVLTLAACASQGPTTNSLTTASNPASQQAVADALRKTATAKETINVDQGSVDQLTSADSDLWGRIRRGFQMPDLQSDLVDMQANWYAQRPDYVQRMTERSQKYLYHIVEELEARHMPTELALLPFIESAYNPQALSVAKAAGMWQFVPGTGRTYNLKQNMWQDERRDVLASTSAALDYLSRLHDMFGDWYLALAAYNWGEGNVQRAIARNEAAGLPTDYQSLRMPMETRNYVPKLQAVKNIVANPQVYGLTLPSIPNHPYFVTVTTSHDIDVDTAAKLANMTPDEFRSLNPSFKKPVILGATQPQILLPFDNASAFERNLKSYSGSLSSWTTYTVTERSRPAAIAEKIGVDADTLMAVNKIPAGMRLKPGSTIVVPRADDDDEDISADVAESATLAMEPDVPDTRKMLIRVRRKQSMAVLADRYDVSIGQLKAWNRTRRDVVMPGQVVVLHVPVGKAMPSEPGPQKLATVPVGGGVEKAGAQIADTHSESRYDKKRGRGHTGMVKVSEPVGKTDKPAPAKGKVTKVSTEAAGKASKAETGSHHKVSASAKKSK, encoded by the coding sequence ATGAGATTCATCTTTTGCGCGTTGTTGGTCCTGACGCTCGCCGCATGCGCGAGCCAGGGGCCTACGACGAATAGCCTTACCACTGCTTCCAATCCCGCTAGCCAGCAAGCCGTAGCCGACGCCCTCCGCAAGACCGCCACCGCCAAAGAAACCATCAACGTCGACCAGGGTTCCGTCGACCAGTTGACGAGCGCAGACAGCGATCTTTGGGGCCGTATCCGTCGTGGTTTCCAGATGCCGGACCTGCAAAGCGACCTCGTCGACATGCAGGCGAACTGGTACGCGCAGCGCCCGGATTACGTGCAGCGCATGACCGAACGGTCGCAGAAGTACCTGTACCACATCGTCGAAGAACTCGAAGCGCGCCACATGCCGACGGAGCTCGCGCTGCTGCCGTTCATCGAATCCGCGTACAACCCGCAGGCGCTGTCTGTCGCGAAGGCGGCAGGCATGTGGCAGTTCGTGCCGGGCACGGGCCGAACGTACAACCTCAAGCAGAACATGTGGCAGGACGAACGCCGCGACGTGCTCGCGTCCACCAGTGCCGCGCTCGACTATCTGTCGCGCCTGCACGATATGTTCGGCGACTGGTATCTGGCGCTCGCCGCGTACAACTGGGGCGAGGGCAACGTGCAGCGCGCGATCGCGCGCAACGAAGCCGCCGGTCTGCCGACGGACTACCAGAGCCTGCGCATGCCGATGGAAACGCGCAACTACGTGCCGAAGTTGCAGGCGGTGAAGAACATCGTGGCGAACCCGCAGGTCTACGGGCTCACGCTGCCGTCCATTCCGAACCACCCGTACTTCGTCACCGTCACGACGTCGCACGATATCGACGTCGACACGGCGGCGAAGCTTGCGAACATGACGCCGGACGAATTCCGTTCGCTGAATCCGTCGTTCAAGAAACCGGTCATTCTCGGCGCGACGCAGCCGCAGATTCTGCTGCCGTTCGACAATGCCAGCGCCTTCGAGCGCAACCTGAAGTCTTACTCGGGCTCGCTGTCGTCATGGACGACCTATACGGTCACCGAGCGCAGTCGTCCCGCCGCGATCGCCGAAAAGATCGGTGTCGACGCCGATACGCTGATGGCCGTGAACAAGATTCCGGCGGGCATGCGCCTGAAGCCGGGTTCGACGATCGTCGTGCCGCGCGCCGATGACGACGACGAAGACATCAGCGCCGACGTTGCCGAAAGCGCCACGCTAGCGATGGAGCCAGACGTGCCCGACACGCGCAAGATGCTGATTCGCGTGCGTCGCAAGCAGTCGATGGCGGTGCTGGCCGATCGCTACGATGTGTCGATCGGTCAGTTGAAGGCTTGGAACCGCACCAGGCGCGACGTGGTGATGCCGGGTCAGGTCGTCGTGCTGCACGTGCCCGTCGGCAAGGCGATGCCGAGCGAGCCGGGCCCGCAGAAGCTGGCCACGGTGCCCGTCGGCGGTGGCGTGGAGAAGGCCGGCGCCCAGATCGCGGATACGCATTCTGAATCGCGCTACGATAAGAAGCGAGGCCGCGGCCACACTGGCATGGTCAAAGTGTCGGAACCGGTCGGCAAGACCGACAAGCCCGCTCCCGCAAAAGGCAAGGTGACGAAGGTTTCGACGGAAGCGGCTGGCAAGGCGTCGAAGGCGGAGACGGGCAGCCACCACAAGGTCTCGGCCAGCGCGAAGAAGAGCAAGTAA
- a CDS encoding MFS transporter yields the protein MCSTPLRVFLLFSAGYFVSYVFRGVNLGFAPLITHELRLSATDLGLLTSLYFLGFAGAQLPAGVLLDHYGSRRVTAGMLLFAAAGIGVFGAAHGVGAMMAGRLLIGVGVSVCLGGAFKALAQHFPTARLPLINGLVMAVGGLGGVAVGSPLTWVLTFASWRAVCFALVVLTIAVAAMLWAFAPEKQETRHQASLVSQFKGTWHILRSAAFWKIASFSVVTQGVFYAMQSLWVGAWLRDVSGFGTHKAAALVSVLGFAMMAGCVGFGAAARGMERRGLSLYAFCGVGMALFVITQLLIMLQAPLPAGLLWAAYGVFGGVGILSYAVLARHFPPHLIGRANTTLTLIIFLLIFGFQIGVGAVLSRWTPVDGHYPRAAHLMAWGVLVGLQLASAVWYMLPSRVLAKDPAHIHAEHQP from the coding sequence ATGTGTTCGACGCCCCTTCGTGTCTTCCTGCTGTTCTCCGCCGGCTACTTCGTTTCGTATGTTTTTCGTGGCGTCAACCTCGGCTTTGCACCGCTGATCACCCATGAGCTGCGCTTGTCGGCCACCGATCTCGGTCTGTTAACCAGTCTCTATTTTCTTGGCTTCGCGGGCGCGCAACTGCCGGCCGGCGTACTGCTGGATCACTACGGTTCGCGTCGCGTGACGGCAGGCATGCTGTTGTTCGCGGCCGCCGGCATCGGTGTGTTCGGCGCGGCACACGGCGTGGGTGCGATGATGGCGGGGCGGCTTCTGATTGGTGTCGGCGTGTCCGTGTGTCTCGGCGGCGCGTTCAAGGCCCTCGCGCAGCATTTCCCGACGGCGCGGCTGCCGCTGATCAACGGGCTCGTGATGGCCGTCGGCGGTCTGGGCGGCGTCGCGGTCGGTTCGCCGCTGACGTGGGTGCTGACGTTCGCGAGCTGGCGCGCCGTCTGTTTCGCGCTCGTCGTCCTCACGATCGCGGTTGCGGCAATGCTGTGGGCATTCGCACCCGAAAAGCAGGAGACGCGCCATCAGGCGAGCCTCGTCAGCCAGTTCAAGGGCACCTGGCACATTCTGCGCAGCGCGGCCTTCTGGAAGATCGCGTCGTTCTCGGTGGTCACGCAGGGCGTCTTTTACGCGATGCAATCGCTGTGGGTGGGCGCCTGGCTGCGCGACGTGTCGGGCTTCGGCACGCACAAAGCGGCCGCGTTGGTGTCTGTGCTGGGCTTCGCGATGATGGCCGGCTGCGTGGGCTTCGGCGCTGCGGCCCGCGGCATGGAGCGGCGCGGCCTGTCGCTGTATGCGTTTTGCGGTGTCGGCATGGCGCTGTTCGTGATCACGCAGTTGCTGATCATGCTGCAGGCGCCGCTACCGGCGGGGCTGCTGTGGGCGGCGTACGGGGTTTTTGGGGGCGTCGGCATCCTGAGTTATGCGGTGCTCGCGCGCCATTTCCCGCCGCATCTGATCGGCCGCGCCAACACCACGCTGACCCTGATCATTTTCCTGTTGATCTTTGGTTTTCAGATCGGCGTCGGCGCCGTGTTGTCGCGCTGGACGCCTGTCGACGGTCACTATCCGCGCGCTGCGCATCTGATGGCGTGGGGTGTTCTCGTCGGGCTGCAACTGGCGAGCGCTGTCTGGTACATGCTGCCGAGCCGGGTGCTTGCCAAAGACCCCGCACACATTCACGCCGAGCATCAGCCGTAA